Proteins encoded in a region of the Shewanella polaris genome:
- a CDS encoding DUF6702 family protein — MRISILFWLSLVGLLCFAGAANAHQQKEAYTSIVFNQHSGMLEIQHRFYLHDAEHAAQQVIDKNTDIISDPVSREAFAYYAISTFSMQDQQLHPLTLTYVGTELQGKYLWVYQETPITADMEGFYLKMTTLQELWSKQVNHINVERDKKVNSVRLHVGESWHYVEVAK, encoded by the coding sequence ATGCGTATTTCAATATTATTTTGGCTCAGTCTGGTGGGTTTATTATGTTTCGCTGGTGCGGCTAATGCCCACCAGCAAAAAGAAGCTTATACCAGTATCGTGTTTAATCAGCACAGTGGAATGCTTGAAATTCAGCATCGATTTTATCTGCATGATGCTGAACATGCGGCGCAACAGGTGATTGATAAAAATACCGATATTATTAGCGATCCCGTTAGCCGCGAAGCTTTTGCTTACTATGCTATTTCAACGTTTTCGATGCAGGATCAACAGCTACACCCATTAACCTTGACCTATGTAGGTACGGAATTACAAGGTAAGTATTTATGGGTTTATCAAGAAACACCGATAACGGCTGACATGGAAGGGTTTTATTTAAAAATGACCACCTTGCAAGAATTGTGGTCAAAGCAGGTTAATCATATAAATGTTGAGCGCGACAAAAAAGTGAATTCTGTCAGGTTACATGTTGGCGAAAGTTGGCATTACGTTGAAGTGGCAAAGTAA
- the dauA gene encoding C4-dicarboxylic acid transporter DauA: MKYRSHLFSLRIGNALRESFKDAPYKASTFSKDLLAGLTVGIIAIPLSMALAIAIGVAPQYGLYTAIIAGFIIPLSGGSRYSVSGPTAAFVVILYPIVHQYGLSGLLLASILSGIILIIMALFRLGRYIQYIPEPVTLGFTGGIGVVIAVLQVKDFFGLSIEEMPESFVGKVVALSQALPELSLPTVVVGVSTLLVFIIWPKFKLPVPAHLPAVIVASLVALVLNQQGFNVATIGSTFSFTLADGTTGAGIPSMIPDFQWPWLRTQVDDVPLVFSWQLASDLLSAAFAIAMLGAIESLLCAVVLDGMSGQKHSANSELLGQGIGNIIAPFFGGITATAAIARSAANYKAGAVTPFAAMIHAIVVLVSLLSLTTILAYIPMAGMSALLLMVAWNMSEAPKIVHLIKKAPSSEILVLMVCLLLTIFFDMVIAISFGIILASLLFMKQVADMTQVRDISEHKKLVNVTLPPRWKVFKINGPLFFAAADSAFGELGYLSTDEDGVILYLDGVSILDSGGVSALYKFINKCQHHNTRVLLADFQFQPLKTLAKAGFKPDGVQCVTYSTLADALDAVAVPEPK; encoded by the coding sequence ATGAAATACCGCTCACATTTATTTTCACTTCGTATTGGCAATGCGCTTAGAGAGTCTTTTAAAGACGCCCCTTACAAAGCCAGTACTTTTTCTAAAGATTTATTAGCTGGCTTAACGGTTGGCATTATTGCTATTCCCTTGTCGATGGCGTTGGCCATTGCCATTGGTGTTGCACCTCAATATGGGTTATATACCGCTATTATTGCCGGGTTTATTATTCCATTATCTGGTGGTTCTCGTTATAGCGTATCGGGTCCTACTGCCGCGTTTGTGGTGATTCTATATCCCATTGTTCACCAATATGGCCTGTCTGGTTTATTGCTTGCCAGTATTTTATCTGGAATTATCTTGATCATCATGGCGCTGTTTCGGCTAGGGCGATATATTCAATATATTCCAGAGCCAGTCACCTTAGGCTTTACCGGCGGTATTGGTGTGGTGATTGCGGTGTTGCAAGTAAAAGACTTTTTTGGACTAAGTATTGAGGAAATGCCCGAAAGCTTTGTGGGTAAAGTGGTGGCATTATCCCAAGCGTTACCTGAATTGTCGTTACCAACAGTGGTTGTGGGGGTAAGCACATTATTGGTGTTTATCATATGGCCTAAATTTAAGTTGCCCGTTCCAGCCCATCTTCCTGCCGTTATTGTTGCTAGTCTTGTCGCCTTGGTATTGAATCAGCAAGGCTTTAATGTGGCCACCATAGGTTCCACTTTTAGCTTTACCTTGGCCGATGGCACCACTGGGGCGGGTATTCCATCAATGATACCCGATTTTCAATGGCCTTGGTTACGTACTCAAGTCGACGACGTGCCATTGGTGTTCAGTTGGCAATTAGCCAGTGATTTATTGTCTGCAGCGTTTGCCATCGCCATGTTAGGCGCCATTGAATCATTATTATGTGCAGTAGTGCTAGATGGTATGTCGGGGCAGAAACACAGCGCTAATAGCGAATTGCTCGGCCAAGGTATTGGTAATATTATTGCACCGTTTTTTGGTGGTATTACCGCTACGGCGGCTATTGCTCGTTCGGCTGCTAACTATAAAGCCGGTGCGGTCACGCCATTTGCGGCAATGATCCATGCCATTGTGGTATTAGTGTCATTGTTATCTCTTACTACTATTTTGGCTTATATTCCCATGGCTGGTATGTCAGCATTGTTGCTTATGGTGGCATGGAACATGAGCGAAGCACCTAAAATTGTTCATTTAATTAAAAAAGCCCCTTCAAGTGAAATACTTGTTTTAATGGTGTGCTTGTTATTAACGATTTTCTTCGACATGGTCATCGCGATAAGCTTTGGGATTATTTTGGCGTCATTATTGTTTATGAAGCAAGTGGCCGATATGACTCAGGTGCGTGATATTAGCGAACATAAAAAGTTGGTTAATGTCACCTTACCGCCACGCTGGAAAGTCTTTAAAATTAATGGTCCATTATTTTTTGCCGCAGCAGATAGTGCTTTTGGCGAATTAGGCTATTTAAGTACCGACGAAGATGGGGTGATTTTATATCTTGATGGGGTGTCTATACTCGACTCTGGTGGCGTGTCTGCTTTATATAAATTTATCAATAAATGTCAGCACCATAACACTCGGGTATTGCTGGCCGACTTTCAATTTCAACCGCTTAAAACCTTAGCTAAAGCAGGCTTTAAGCCCGATGGTGTACAATGTGTGACTTATTCTACCTTGGCTGACGCCCTCGATGCTGTGGCGGTACCTGAGCCCAAATAG
- a CDS encoding sensor histidine kinase produces the protein MKIIPSIRLYILLAMLITGISTILILSILSLHYFISGMDSSMRVAMYAQGQQQVTDGKPYQFEVFTVASRWQDLPESVKQIMVEPPSELNVLNKKIVGGNFITPPDAGYFVMKMKVGDEIRFVSTVFDRNSHSMFKGDGPPYFLVILLTGLLGILAFAVVLILVMRRVTVPVERLKNWAKGLNTQQLEQPMPDFHYSELNILGNIIKTSLRSVQDSLAREQQFLSYASHELRTPIAVIRTNTELLQKLISKGASAEKQAQVVHRIERAGLTMTDLTETLLWLTRHEDQSLPMEEVNLGQLIRQLVQELSYLTKGKDIELSIETDDSIHQLPITLCRIVLNNLIRNALQHTIEGRVIIKQSTTSVSMINESDSGHHHSEELGFGLGLELTTRLINHYDWDYQNIETNSGRKVTINFSR, from the coding sequence ATGAAAATAATCCCCAGTATTCGGCTTTATATATTGTTGGCTATGTTGATCACCGGTATCAGCACTATTTTGATCCTGTCGATTTTAAGCCTACATTATTTTATATCTGGCATGGATTCGTCAATGCGGGTTGCTATGTATGCCCAAGGACAGCAACAGGTTACAGATGGTAAGCCTTATCAGTTTGAAGTCTTTACGGTGGCTTCTCGTTGGCAAGATCTACCCGAAAGCGTAAAGCAAATAATGGTTGAGCCGCCAAGCGAGTTAAATGTGCTGAATAAAAAAATTGTTGGCGGTAATTTTATAACACCACCAGACGCTGGTTATTTCGTTATGAAAATGAAAGTTGGAGATGAAATACGTTTTGTATCAACGGTATTCGATCGCAATAGCCACAGTATGTTTAAGGGTGATGGGCCGCCGTATTTTCTCGTCATATTGTTAACTGGCTTGCTAGGTATTTTGGCGTTTGCAGTGGTACTCATTTTAGTGATGCGCCGAGTGACGGTTCCGGTTGAGAGATTGAAGAACTGGGCTAAAGGACTCAATACTCAACAACTTGAGCAACCAATGCCAGACTTTCATTACAGTGAATTAAATATCTTAGGCAATATTATTAAAACCAGTTTACGTTCTGTCCAAGACAGTTTAGCCCGCGAGCAACAGTTTTTAAGTTATGCCAGCCATGAGCTGCGTACACCGATTGCGGTTATTCGAACGAATACAGAATTATTGCAAAAACTGATAAGCAAAGGGGCAAGTGCAGAAAAACAAGCTCAAGTTGTTCATCGCATTGAGCGTGCAGGCCTGACCATGACAGATCTTACTGAAACCTTACTATGGTTAACAAGACATGAAGATCAAAGCTTACCTATGGAAGAAGTCAATTTAGGCCAGCTTATCCGTCAATTGGTTCAAGAGTTGAGCTATTTAACCAAGGGAAAAGATATTGAATTAAGTATCGAAACAGATGACTCAATTCATCAATTACCAATAACGTTATGTCGAATTGTGTTGAATAATTTAATCCGTAATGCGTTGCAACACACCATTGAAGGTCGTGTCATTATTAAGCAATCGACAACATCTGTTAGCATGATTAATGAGTCTGATTCTGGTCATCACCACAGTGAAGAATTAGGGTTTGGTTTAGGGCTTGAGCTAACCACTCGTTTAATTAACCACTATGATTGGGATTACCAAAATATAGAAACTAATAGCGGCCGTAAAGTGACCATTAACTTTAGCCGTTAA
- a CDS encoding response regulator transcription factor, with amino-acid sequence MTTDKFQLLLVEDDLDLATAVIEYLELEDILCDHSANGLAGLGLIQKNYYDVVILDLNLPKMNGLQVCKSLRADGIDVPVLMLTARDTLDDKLNGFANGTDDYLIKPFAMEELIVRIKVLAKRRSGQVQKLTVADLSIDLQQKQVYRANVELKLSPTALKILTVLMNASPNPVSREKLMQTVWGDEQPDSNSLKVHIFNLRKQIDAEHEHKLMHTISGYGFAIKESDL; translated from the coding sequence ATGACAACCGATAAATTTCAGTTACTACTGGTTGAAGATGATCTCGATTTAGCGACGGCGGTGATTGAGTATTTAGAACTAGAAGATATTCTTTGCGATCACAGCGCCAATGGACTGGCAGGGCTTGGCTTAATTCAGAAAAATTATTACGACGTGGTCATTTTGGATTTAAATTTACCCAAGATGAATGGCTTGCAAGTGTGCAAATCTTTACGCGCCGACGGCATTGATGTGCCAGTATTAATGCTCACAGCCCGCGATACGCTAGATGATAAACTTAATGGTTTTGCCAATGGCACTGACGACTACTTAATTAAACCGTTTGCCATGGAAGAATTGATTGTGCGTATTAAAGTGTTGGCAAAGCGCCGTAGTGGCCAAGTGCAAAAGCTTACCGTCGCCGACTTATCAATCGACTTACAGCAAAAACAGGTTTATCGGGCCAATGTGGAGTTAAAATTGTCGCCAACAGCGTTGAAAATTTTAACCGTGTTAATGAATGCTAGCCCTAATCCAGTATCGCGCGAAAAATTAATGCAAACCGTGTGGGGCGACGAACAACCAGACAGTAACAGCTTAAAAGTGCATATTTTTAATTTACGTAAACAAATTGATGCCGAGCATGAACATAAATTGATGCACACTATTAGCGGTTATGGTTTTGCGATAAAGGAATCTGATCTGTAA
- a CDS encoding efflux RND transporter permease subunit: MLDEQSTHTGAISWFARNSVAANLLLIGMIIVGLFSLTSLRKEAFPSLEPDRVTVSVTYDSGDPVLAEEGIAIKIEDALETVPGIKRITSTSNASGSSVMIEKTSSYDLDTLLTDIKTNVDAIYNFPTEAENPVIDKMRMQDHALWIEIYGDADRATLQALAEQLKSDLLSQSAIHDLEIKAKAEPMISIEVDEAKLQAYGLTLTSVSDAVNAESSASISTSLYNDDKTVRLKVSEQAYELEDFMAIPIISNSQGSLITLGDIATVKDEFADDTFVLSRYNKANSSAIEIVMDENGDIVDIVDQAKQVIEKWRNSTMLPANVSIASWHDKSTLITERLSLLVKNALSGIALVFIILALFLNLRVAFWVAAGLPFVFFGTLFFMTNNFAGLTLNEMTTFGFIMALGIVVDDAVVVGESVYSTRQKYGDNINNTIKGTLKVATPTIFGVLTTVVAFVALANVEGRLGQIYAQFGTVVAICLMLSLIESKFILPSHLAHIDTKKRVEKSWFNHIQHAADSGLKWFSRDIYQPSIELALRFRYAVVMLFITVFIVVASMPITGGVRVAFFPDIAGDTVVADFSMQNDASFGQTYKNLMTLENAAKQVDAQLSALSLAQSLAQPSAQQNDDDNKDSYLTSLHVMASSSDSGQVQVELASNSPYTLKEFTTKWTELVGQMEGIKKLKILSKKEMLDNFKVEIKARDSESVFAAGTELKAVLEAMDGVSGIDDNLDFGEPQYRFELTKQGRALGFDTETLSAQVLQSFGGGVVQRFQRGKDEVKVRVRYPDADRQTIEDILLANVRTSDGTIVPLSHVADIFNDYQPSSITRIDSQRAVYISAVLDKDKIASNELVSQLQRTVVSQLEVQYPSVSFNFAGEAEQQAETTSSIESMFVLALIAIYALLAIPLKSYVQPMIIMTAIPFGIVGAILGHWWNDLTISILSLNGILALSGVVVNDSLLLVSRFNELIKEEGLSVHDAIVESCTGRLRAVLLTSVTTFAGLAPLLGETSLQAQFLIPAAAALGYGILFATVITLLLTPSLLLIQCETKDFMTKVMNKLRPNHDATAPV; the protein is encoded by the coding sequence ATGTTGGACGAGCAATCAACACATACTGGGGCAATATCTTGGTTTGCTAGAAACTCAGTTGCGGCTAACTTGCTGTTAATAGGCATGATAATAGTAGGCTTGTTTTCGTTAACCAGCTTGCGCAAAGAAGCATTTCCTAGCTTAGAGCCCGACAGAGTTACCGTGTCAGTCACTTACGACAGTGGTGATCCTGTGCTGGCAGAAGAAGGCATTGCGATTAAAATTGAAGATGCATTAGAAACTGTCCCAGGTATTAAACGTATTACATCAACATCTAATGCCAGTGGCAGTAGTGTGATGATTGAGAAAACCAGTTCTTATGATTTAGACACCTTGCTAACCGACATTAAAACCAATGTCGACGCTATCTATAACTTTCCAACCGAAGCGGAAAATCCCGTTATCGATAAAATGCGCATGCAAGATCATGCCTTATGGATTGAAATATACGGTGATGCCGATCGTGCAACTTTGCAAGCGTTAGCCGAACAGCTTAAATCAGACTTATTAAGTCAGTCTGCTATTCATGATTTAGAAATTAAGGCCAAAGCTGAGCCAATGATTTCTATCGAAGTTGACGAAGCTAAGTTGCAAGCCTACGGACTCACATTAACCTCAGTGTCTGATGCTGTGAATGCCGAATCGTCAGCATCAATTTCGACCAGTTTATATAACGACGACAAAACCGTACGCTTAAAAGTATCAGAACAAGCCTATGAATTAGAAGATTTTATGGCTATTCCGATTATCAGCAACAGCCAAGGTTCGCTTATTACCCTGGGCGATATTGCCACCGTTAAAGACGAATTTGCCGACGACACCTTTGTATTGTCGCGATACAACAAAGCTAATTCCAGTGCGATTGAAATTGTTATGGATGAAAACGGCGATATTGTTGATATTGTCGATCAAGCAAAACAAGTTATCGAAAAATGGCGTAATTCAACAATGTTGCCCGCTAATGTGAGCATCGCTTCTTGGCATGACAAAAGTACTCTTATTACCGAACGGTTAAGCTTATTGGTTAAAAATGCCCTAAGCGGTATCGCGCTAGTGTTTATCATTTTAGCGTTATTCTTAAACTTACGAGTGGCATTTTGGGTTGCAGCAGGGCTACCGTTTGTATTTTTTGGCACCTTATTTTTTATGACCAACAACTTTGCCGGCTTAACCCTAAATGAAATGACCACCTTTGGCTTTATTATGGCGCTGGGTATTGTGGTCGACGATGCCGTGGTGGTGGGAGAGAGTGTTTACAGCACCAGACAAAAATACGGCGATAACATCAATAACACCATTAAAGGCACGTTAAAGGTGGCCACGCCGACTATATTTGGTGTGCTAACGACGGTAGTGGCTTTTGTGGCTTTGGCTAATGTTGAAGGTCGTTTAGGGCAAATTTATGCCCAGTTTGGTACTGTTGTTGCCATTTGTTTAATGTTGTCATTGATTGAGTCGAAATTTATTTTACCGTCGCATTTAGCCCATATTGATACCAAAAAACGGGTTGAAAAGTCATGGTTTAATCATATTCAACATGCTGCCGACAGTGGCTTAAAGTGGTTTAGTCGAGATATTTATCAACCATCAATTGAACTTGCACTGCGTTTCCGTTACGCAGTCGTCATGCTGTTTATTACGGTATTTATTGTCGTTGCCAGTATGCCGATTACGGGTGGTGTGCGGGTAGCGTTTTTCCCTGATATTGCTGGTGATACTGTGGTGGCAGATTTTTCGATGCAAAACGACGCCAGCTTTGGTCAAACCTATAAAAATTTAATGACCTTAGAAAATGCCGCTAAGCAAGTTGATGCTCAGCTTTCAGCACTATCATTGGCGCAATCATTAGCACAGCCATCGGCACAACAAAATGATGATGACAACAAAGACAGCTATTTAACCAGTTTACATGTGATGGCAAGTAGTAGTGACTCAGGCCAAGTTCAAGTTGAGCTTGCCAGTAATAGTCCGTATACCCTTAAAGAATTCACCACAAAATGGACCGAGCTAGTGGGTCAAATGGAAGGCATTAAAAAACTTAAAATCTTGTCGAAAAAAGAGATGCTCGATAACTTTAAAGTGGAAATTAAAGCGAGAGACAGTGAATCTGTTTTTGCTGCTGGAACCGAGTTAAAAGCTGTATTAGAAGCAATGGATGGTGTTAGCGGCATTGACGATAACTTAGATTTTGGCGAACCACAGTATCGTTTTGAATTAACTAAGCAGGGCCGCGCGTTAGGTTTTGATACTGAAACTTTATCTGCTCAAGTATTGCAATCATTTGGTGGCGGCGTTGTGCAACGTTTTCAACGCGGCAAAGATGAAGTGAAAGTTCGGGTGCGTTACCCAGATGCAGATCGTCAAACCATAGAAGATATTCTGCTTGCCAATGTAAGAACCAGCGACGGCACCATAGTGCCATTAAGTCACGTTGCGGACATTTTTAATGATTATCAACCGTCGAGTATTACGCGCATAGACAGCCAACGAGCTGTGTATATTAGTGCAGTATTAGACAAAGACAAAATTGCTTCAAACGAGCTTGTTAGTCAACTTCAGCGCACAGTAGTGTCACAGTTAGAGGTGCAATATCCTAGTGTGAGCTTTAACTTTGCTGGTGAAGCAGAGCAACAAGCGGAAACCACAAGCTCAATTGAATCAATGTTTGTGTTAGCGTTAATTGCCATATACGCCTTGTTGGCAATCCCGTTAAAGTCGTATGTGCAACCTATGATCATTATGACCGCCATTCCGTTTGGTATTGTTGGGGCTATTTTAGGCCATTGGTGGAATGACTTAACCATTAGTATTTTATCGTTAAACGGTATTTTGGCGTTAAGTGGTGTCGTGGTAAACGACAGCTTGTTGTTAGTATCGCGCTTTAACGAGTTAATTAAAGAAGAAGGATTATCTGTACACGATGCCATTGTAGAATCATGCACAGGGCGACTTAGAGCGGTATTGCTTACCTCGGTGACTACCTTTGCTGGCTTAGCTCCATTATTAGGTGAAACCTCACTACAAGCGCAGTTTTTAATTCCTGCCGCAGCGGCGCTGGGGTATGGTATTTTATTTGCCACAGTTATTACCTTGTTGCTAACACCGTCATTGTTATTGATTCAATGTGAAACAAAAGACTTTATGACTAAAGTTATGAATAAATTACGCCCAAATCACGACGCGACAGCGCCAGTATAA
- a CDS encoding efflux RND transporter periplasmic adaptor subunit, producing the protein MKLNRLNVIVTVLSLGSIFVAVGYTASHLPPSPNQKAPEVEKIEKPVATTTAVSLLPQVGVVAVSGQEYQAEVIGFGEATPRYELTLSAEISGKIDSVSRQFESGQVIKKGTVLGQINDISYQQALTQAQTDVAQAELDLLEEQREGEQAKSEWLRSGLSGEPASPLVLRTPQLAQATAALENAKLALKKAKQDVAYTKITAPFDALVVSRDIQPGSYVQTGTQLGTLYSIAEVEINVPLSDLQWQNLPDFDNAELAKTPWNVTLYSANGHNQWQGYIERVEQHLTQTSRQRSLIVVVDNPLAQQADLYPGTFVKAQINGKTLSNLWQLPSSAISQQGDIWFVDDNGLLAKSAAAIAFEKEGFVYVSPIANEQQTQSGLMQIIKRPLSSFKVGIKVLAKVEV; encoded by the coding sequence ATGAAGCTTAATCGTCTAAACGTTATTGTCACTGTATTATCATTGGGCAGTATTTTTGTTGCAGTAGGGTATACCGCATCGCACTTACCGCCGTCGCCTAATCAAAAAGCGCCAGAGGTAGAGAAAATTGAAAAGCCAGTAGCCACAACTACAGCGGTATCATTATTACCACAAGTGGGTGTAGTGGCTGTAAGTGGACAAGAATATCAAGCTGAAGTGATTGGTTTTGGTGAAGCAACACCGCGCTATGAGCTAACCTTGAGTGCCGAAATAAGTGGCAAGATTGACAGTGTTTCACGTCAGTTTGAATCCGGTCAGGTTATTAAAAAAGGCACTGTATTAGGCCAGATTAATGACATCAGTTACCAACAAGCTTTAACCCAAGCACAAACCGATGTTGCTCAAGCTGAACTTGATTTATTAGAAGAACAACGTGAAGGGGAGCAAGCTAAATCAGAATGGTTACGTTCAGGTTTGTCTGGCGAGCCAGCCTCTCCACTAGTACTAAGAACTCCGCAACTGGCTCAAGCCACCGCAGCATTAGAAAATGCCAAGTTAGCGCTTAAAAAAGCCAAGCAAGACGTGGCGTACACCAAGATTACCGCACCGTTTGATGCGCTGGTGGTGAGCCGTGATATTCAACCTGGCAGTTATGTGCAGACAGGCACTCAACTTGGCACCTTATACAGTATTGCAGAAGTGGAAATTAATGTCCCATTATCTGATTTACAATGGCAAAACCTACCCGATTTTGATAATGCTGAACTGGCTAAAACCCCTTGGAATGTCACCTTGTACAGTGCTAATGGGCATAACCAGTGGCAAGGTTATATCGAGCGTGTAGAGCAACATTTAACCCAAACCAGTCGTCAACGGTCATTAATTGTGGTGGTTGATAATCCACTTGCACAACAAGCTGACTTATACCCTGGCACTTTTGTTAAAGCGCAAATTAACGGAAAAACATTAAGCAATTTATGGCAATTACCTTCATCGGCTATTTCGCAACAAGGTGATATTTGGTTTGTTGATGATAATGGACTTCTTGCTAAATCAGCGGCCGCCATTGCATTTGAGAAAGAGGGTTTTGTGTATGTGTCACCTATCGCTAACGAACAGCAAACCCAGTCTGGCTTAATGCAGATTATTAAGCGCCCTTTAAGCAGTTTTAAAGTGGGCATTAAGGTGCTTGCTAAGGTTGAGGTGTAA
- a CDS encoding TolC family protein translates to MKAKPAVQQAMLALFVAGLLGCSAVDNVNYADQASQNQTDISQRLIEQLLATSNANEVPEQSVARLTDLVNVPQLQQFMTAALENNPSLQQSVVALNMAYAQHGITSASRLPTVDASFSGSSTEDSDDSYTTDITVSWELDLWQKIADSSNAALKDIASTQASLQSAQDLVAANVMRSWLDISLKQQLVAIETQRLAVLENNQALILSRYRVGLGSLEDLDNANTSAASTKATLADYQEQLAQSKRDLTLLTGQWTGNDLAVNIVAAFPTVLNPLSSLGQQNLSQRPDLKTAFYNIEAEALRTDAAYKAMLPSISLSASLTDMAESPSDALLTGPLWSVLGQLSAPLFQGGKLTSQAELAQLTTEQRYWVYQETLLNAVNEVENTVGQEYSLAKQQQHLTDARLSAQRSFVSYEQKYRQGLVDIFDLLTVQQQTFDVEAQLANTIYNRLINRIDLGLALGLGVSHEA, encoded by the coding sequence ATGAAAGCAAAACCCGCTGTACAACAAGCAATGCTTGCACTATTCGTGGCGGGCCTATTGGGCTGCAGCGCTGTCGATAATGTCAATTACGCCGACCAAGCCAGTCAAAATCAAACCGATATTAGTCAACGCTTAATTGAACAATTATTGGCGACATCAAATGCTAACGAGGTACCTGAGCAATCGGTAGCACGACTAACAGACTTGGTTAACGTACCTCAATTACAACAATTTATGACTGCCGCGCTAGAGAATAATCCCAGCCTACAACAAAGTGTGGTGGCGCTAAATATGGCCTATGCTCAGCACGGTATTACCTCTGCAAGCCGCTTACCAACAGTGGATGCTAGCTTTAGTGGATCGTCAACAGAAGACAGTGATGACAGTTACACTACTGATATTACCGTGAGCTGGGAGCTGGATTTATGGCAAAAAATAGCTGACAGCAGCAACGCTGCATTAAAAGACATTGCCAGTACGCAAGCTAGTCTACAAAGTGCGCAAGACTTAGTGGCTGCCAACGTGATGCGCAGCTGGTTAGACATTAGCCTTAAGCAACAACTTGTGGCGATTGAAACCCAGCGTTTAGCGGTATTAGAAAACAACCAAGCACTGATTTTGTCGCGTTACCGTGTTGGCTTAGGCAGTTTAGAAGACCTTGATAATGCCAATACCAGTGCTGCCAGCACAAAAGCAACGTTAGCTGACTATCAAGAACAACTCGCTCAAAGTAAGCGTGATTTAACTTTGCTTACAGGACAATGGACCGGTAACGATTTAGCCGTAAATATTGTCGCAGCATTTCCTACTGTATTAAATCCTCTTAGCTCGCTGGGGCAACAAAACTTGAGTCAACGTCCTGACCTTAAAACCGCCTTTTACAATATTGAAGCAGAAGCATTGCGTACCGATGCCGCCTATAAAGCCATGTTGCCGTCGATCAGTCTATCCGCCAGTTTAACTGACATGGCCGAGTCACCAAGTGATGCTTTATTAACGGGACCATTATGGAGTGTGCTTGGGCAGTTATCTGCACCTTTGTTTCAAGGGGGAAAGTTAACATCACAAGCGGAGTTAGCGCAGTTAACTACTGAGCAGCGTTATTGGGTATACCAAGAAACCTTATTAAATGCGGTTAACGAAGTTGAAAACACCGTTGGCCAAGAGTACTCCCTTGCTAAACAACAACAGCATTTAACCGACGCTCGACTCAGTGCTCAACGTAGCTTTGTGAGTTATGAGCAAAAGTATCGCCAAGGCTTAGTTGATATTTTTGATTTACTTACGGTACAGCAACAAACCTTTGATGTTGAAGCACAGCTTGCCAACACTATTTATAACCGTCTTATAAACCGAATTGATTTAGGCCTAGCGTTGGGCTTAGGGGTATCGCATGAAGCTTAA